One Streptosporangium sp. NBC_01495 DNA window includes the following coding sequences:
- a CDS encoding GntR family transcriptional regulator, which translates to MTIAWRANQPKWVQIANVIKDRIRNGTYVVDEPVASEHLIVQEFGVSRPTARKVLVRLREEGVVYAVRGLGTFARSPGDWEPTGD; encoded by the coding sequence GTGACGATAGCGTGGCGCGCAAACCAGCCGAAATGGGTACAGATAGCTAATGTGATCAAGGATCGCATTCGTAACGGCACTTACGTAGTCGACGAACCCGTCGCCAGCGAACACCTGATCGTTCAGGAGTTCGGCGTATCCCGACCGACCGCCCGCAAGGTGCTGGTGCGCCTTCGCGAGGAAGGCGTCGTCTACGCCGTCCGGGGCCTGGGAACATTCGCGCGATCTCCTGGCGATTGGGAGCCGACCGGGGATTGA
- a CDS encoding helix-turn-helix domain-containing protein — protein sequence MTKSSTVRHRRLGRELRRLREQAELTPETAARRLGWSRPKLNRIENARIAVTPSAVADACDLYGVDFSTKAELVQLCKDATVRGWWTAYSDVFTGYYIALETEATTIRKWEPILIPGLLQSEEYAYEVIRAARPELTKTQLDRHVSARMTRKINLLGPGAPTLHALIDEAVLRRPVGSPDLMARQLNNILQVSDWPSITIQVLPTAVGAHSGLEGAFSVLGFGDEDPEVGYTECSSGDVYVEAADQVLRLTLKFERLRDVCLSPEKSAALIAAVRSSHDLP from the coding sequence ATGACGAAGAGCTCCACGGTTCGGCATCGCCGCCTGGGCCGTGAACTACGACGGCTCCGGGAGCAAGCCGAGCTCACACCGGAGACAGCGGCCCGCCGGCTCGGGTGGAGTCGGCCAAAGCTCAACCGGATCGAGAACGCCCGAATCGCGGTGACCCCCTCGGCTGTCGCCGATGCCTGTGACTTGTACGGCGTGGACTTCTCAACCAAGGCCGAACTGGTCCAGCTCTGCAAGGACGCCACCGTACGTGGCTGGTGGACCGCCTACTCGGATGTCTTCACCGGCTATTACATCGCGCTCGAAACCGAGGCGACGACTATCCGCAAGTGGGAGCCGATCCTGATCCCGGGCCTGCTCCAGAGCGAGGAGTACGCCTATGAGGTCATCCGTGCAGCGAGGCCCGAGCTGACCAAGACCCAGCTCGACCGGCACGTCAGCGCCCGTATGACCCGGAAAATCAACTTGCTCGGACCAGGTGCGCCAACGCTGCACGCCCTCATAGACGAGGCCGTGCTACGTCGTCCGGTCGGATCGCCCGACCTCATGGCCCGCCAGCTCAACAACATCCTCCAGGTCTCCGATTGGCCCAGCATCACGATCCAGGTCCTCCCCACTGCGGTCGGCGCACACAGTGGCCTGGAAGGCGCCTTCTCCGTGCTGGGTTTCGGCGACGAGGACCCGGAAGTGGGCTATACCGAATGCTCCAGCGGAGACGTTTACGTCGAAGCGGCCGACCAGGTGCTCCGACTTACCCTAAAGTTCGAGCGCCTTCGCGACGTCTGCCTGTCCCCCGAGAAATCTGCGGCACTCATAGCCGCGGTGAGGAGCAGCCATGATCTCCCCTGA
- a CDS encoding DUF397 domain-containing protein, translating to MISPDLSGAEFRKSSLSGGGNDCVEVSTNLPSLVAVRDSKDPAGPTLVFSPTAWNNFLTGIRNGEI from the coding sequence ATGATCTCCCCTGACCTGTCCGGTGCCGAGTTCCGCAAGTCCAGCCTCAGCGGCGGCGGCAACGACTGCGTAGAGGTGTCCACCAACCTGCCGAGCCTCGTCGCCGTCCGCGACAGCAAGGACCCAGCCGGCCCCACACTGGTCTTCTCCCCCACAGCCTGGAACAACTTCCTGACAGGCATCCGCAACGGAGAAATCTGA
- a CDS encoding DUF397 domain-containing protein, giving the protein MISPNLPDAEFRKSSYSGTGNDCVEVATNLPDLIAIRDSKDPSGPVLAFSPTAWNNFLTGIRNGEI; this is encoded by the coding sequence ATGATCTCCCCTAACCTGCCCGACGCCGAGTTCCGCAAGAGCAGCTATTCAGGCACTGGCAACGACTGCGTCGAGGTAGCCACGAATCTTCCGGACCTCATCGCCATACGCGACAGCAAGGACCCATCCGGCCCCGTGCTGGCCTTCTCCCCCACAGCCTGGAACAACTTCCTGACCGGCATCCGCAACGGAGAAATCTGA
- a CDS encoding response regulator transcription factor: protein MLVVDDDDVIRQLIAVNLTLEGFQVDTASDGQDCLDRVLDVMPDVITLDVMMPRMDGWMTATRLRNDEGTSHIKVVLITARAQEDDKRRGLGIGVDAYLTKPFDPAELIQVVRELALTARSGQGKA from the coding sequence GTGTTGGTAGTGGATGATGACGACGTCATCCGGCAGCTCATCGCGGTCAACCTGACCCTGGAGGGGTTCCAGGTGGATACGGCCTCCGACGGGCAGGACTGCCTGGATCGGGTGCTGGACGTGATGCCCGACGTCATCACGCTGGACGTCATGATGCCCAGGATGGACGGCTGGATGACGGCCACCAGGCTGCGCAACGACGAGGGGACCAGCCACATCAAGGTGGTCCTGATCACCGCGCGGGCGCAGGAGGACGACAAGCGGCGGGGCCTCGGCATCGGGGTCGACGCCTACCTCACGAAACCCTTCGACCCGGCCGAGCTGATCCAGGTCGTCCGCGAGCTGGCCCTGACCGCGCGCAGCGGCCAGGGCAAGGCCTGA
- a CDS encoding helix-turn-helix transcriptional regulator: MSIPSAPHAILADVGWQSTQSVLIGRSAELDRLTAVLDTAAGGQAGVALVGGDAGIGKTRLITELAGRAEAAGFAVLIGQCAELGDALPYLPLADALRSARGELRAALDARPVLGRLLPGGTDPGGESTSGLTQQQLFGSMLGFLSAQPVLLVLEDLHWADQSTRDLLVFLSRMLQTERVCLVGTYRTDDLHRRHPLRRVLAELKRLPSVTAVELNPLDRHEMTDYLAALGGTDAGVMRKVVDRAEGNPFYAQELLDAASEGSSMPDGLAGLLLSRAELLSDPAQRVLGGAAVAGRRADHDLLQQASGLDDLAFEEGMREIVSRGLLRPDGEYGYAFRHALLQEVVYNDLLPGERTRMHAEFARLLTARGGSAAELAHHYLAGHDLPGALAASVEAGRRADRLGAPAEAHRHFDRALGLWDRVPDAERLAGIDHVALAGRSAAAAADSGDNHRAISQLRSLPPSAEINERLSYHLIDTEDVEGAIAAAYAAVEAAPEGPVLARALATYARSLYWTERHDEVEALARRALETARASGAADAETSALITLAALAALADDISYAKELLACASAESSGNLAIDLRAIFTYARVQYENGDLAEAATTTDRGLRLAHESGLNWSTYGTDLRFLRLLIHYVAGEWDLAEKVASGFAVRVGTPPEALLSAFALFVEVARGLPVVEDRLFWLKSFWPGDITVIAMSRGLAAEHALWRGDPETALEHALAGLDAMLPNDPGAIRLSSTALWALADLGRADEADALLERARVPAAVGPGSVRRGPLGPEGLAWLARAEAEWHRAHGRLDVAAWRAVVEAFDFGFVYEVARSRWRLAEALLVEGDRAGALKEWRRAVEAAESLGARPLAAALAELGRRARFTSEPSAVLVPELPAALTSALTFALTAREREVLALVAEGLPNREIGERLFIARKTVSVHVSNILGKLGVSSRTQAAAVAHRDGLL; the protein is encoded by the coding sequence ATGTCGATTCCGTCGGCGCCCCATGCGATACTCGCCGACGTGGGGTGGCAAAGCACGCAAAGCGTTCTGATCGGGCGATCGGCAGAGCTCGATCGCCTGACCGCCGTGCTCGACACCGCAGCCGGGGGACAGGCCGGGGTGGCCCTCGTGGGAGGCGACGCGGGCATCGGCAAGACCCGTTTGATCACCGAGCTGGCCGGGCGGGCCGAGGCCGCGGGGTTCGCCGTGCTCATCGGCCAGTGCGCCGAGCTCGGCGACGCCCTTCCCTATCTCCCGCTCGCCGACGCCCTGCGTTCGGCGCGCGGGGAGCTGCGCGCGGCGCTCGACGCGCGGCCGGTCCTCGGCCGGCTGCTGCCCGGCGGCACCGACCCGGGCGGGGAGAGCACATCGGGCCTGACGCAGCAGCAGCTCTTCGGCTCGATGCTCGGCTTCCTGTCCGCGCAGCCCGTGCTGCTGGTCCTCGAGGACCTGCACTGGGCCGACCAGTCCACCCGCGACCTGCTGGTCTTCCTCAGCCGGATGCTGCAGACCGAGCGCGTCTGCCTCGTCGGCACCTACCGCACCGACGACCTCCACCGCCGCCACCCGTTGCGCCGGGTCCTCGCCGAGCTCAAGCGACTCCCCTCGGTGACCGCGGTGGAGCTGAATCCTCTCGACCGCCACGAGATGACCGACTACCTGGCCGCGCTCGGCGGCACCGACGCCGGTGTGATGCGGAAGGTCGTCGACCGGGCCGAGGGCAACCCGTTCTACGCCCAGGAGCTGCTGGACGCCGCCTCCGAGGGCTCCTCGATGCCCGACGGCCTGGCCGGCCTGCTGCTCTCCCGGGCGGAGCTGCTCTCCGACCCCGCGCAGCGGGTGCTCGGCGGCGCTGCCGTCGCGGGCCGCCGGGCCGACCACGACCTGCTCCAGCAGGCCTCCGGTCTCGACGACCTCGCCTTCGAGGAGGGCATGCGGGAGATCGTCTCGCGCGGCCTGCTCCGACCCGACGGGGAGTACGGCTACGCGTTCCGGCACGCGCTCCTCCAGGAGGTCGTCTACAACGACCTGCTGCCCGGCGAGCGGACCAGGATGCACGCCGAGTTCGCCCGCCTGCTGACCGCGCGAGGGGGGTCGGCGGCCGAGCTCGCCCACCACTACCTGGCGGGTCACGACCTGCCCGGGGCGCTGGCCGCGTCCGTGGAGGCCGGGCGCAGGGCCGACCGCCTCGGCGCTCCCGCCGAGGCGCACCGCCACTTCGACCGGGCGCTCGGGCTCTGGGACCGGGTTCCCGACGCCGAGCGGCTGGCCGGGATCGACCACGTCGCCCTCGCCGGGCGCAGCGCCGCGGCGGCGGCCGACAGCGGTGACAACCACCGGGCGATCTCCCAGCTCCGCAGCCTCCCGCCCTCCGCCGAGATCAACGAGCGGCTGTCTTACCACCTCATCGACACCGAGGACGTCGAGGGCGCGATCGCCGCCGCGTACGCGGCCGTCGAGGCGGCGCCGGAGGGGCCCGTGCTCGCCCGCGCGCTCGCCACCTACGCCCGCTCGCTCTACTGGACCGAACGGCACGACGAGGTCGAGGCCCTGGCCAGGCGTGCCCTGGAGACGGCCCGCGCGAGCGGCGCCGCCGACGCGGAGACCAGTGCGCTGATCACCCTCGCAGCCCTCGCCGCGCTCGCCGACGACATCTCCTACGCCAAGGAGCTGCTCGCCTGCGCGAGCGCCGAGAGCTCGGGCAACCTCGCCATCGACCTGCGGGCCATATTCACCTACGCCCGGGTCCAGTACGAGAACGGCGACCTCGCCGAGGCGGCGACCACCACCGACCGGGGGTTGCGGCTGGCGCACGAGAGCGGCCTCAACTGGAGCACCTACGGCACCGACCTGCGCTTCCTGCGCCTCCTGATCCACTACGTCGCGGGGGAGTGGGACCTGGCGGAGAAGGTCGCCTCCGGGTTCGCCGTCCGCGTCGGCACCCCGCCGGAGGCGCTCCTGTCGGCCTTCGCGCTCTTCGTCGAGGTGGCCAGGGGCCTGCCCGTCGTCGAGGACCGCCTGTTCTGGCTGAAGTCCTTCTGGCCCGGCGACATCACGGTCATCGCCATGAGCCGCGGCCTGGCCGCCGAGCACGCCCTGTGGCGCGGCGACCCCGAGACCGCGCTCGAACACGCCCTCGCGGGGCTCGACGCCATGCTTCCCAACGACCCCGGCGCGATCCGGCTCAGCAGCACCGCCCTGTGGGCGCTGGCGGACCTGGGACGCGCCGACGAGGCCGACGCCCTACTGGAACGGGCCAGGGTGCCCGCCGCCGTCGGCCCGGGTTCCGTCCGGCGCGGCCCGCTGGGTCCTGAGGGGCTGGCCTGGCTCGCCAGGGCCGAGGCCGAATGGCACCGCGCGCACGGACGCCTCGACGTCGCGGCGTGGCGGGCGGTGGTCGAGGCCTTCGACTTCGGATTCGTCTACGAGGTCGCGCGCTCGCGGTGGCGGCTGGCCGAGGCGCTGCTCGTCGAGGGCGACCGTGCCGGCGCCCTGAAGGAATGGAGACGCGCCGTCGAGGCCGCCGAGTCACTGGGCGCCCGGCCGCTCGCCGCGGCCCTGGCGGAGCTGGGCCGCAGGGCGCGCTTCACCTCCGAGCCGTCGGCCGTGCTCGTCCCCGAGCTGCCGGCCGCCCTCACCTCCGCTCTCACTTTTGCGCTCACCGCCCGCGAGCGGGAGGTGCTCGCCCTGGTCGCCGAGGGGCTGCCCAACCGCGAGATCGGTGAGCGGTTGTTCATCGCGCGGAAGACGGTGAGCGTGCACGTCTCCAACATCCTGGGCAAGCTGGGCGTCTCCTCCCGCACCCAGGCCGCCGCCGTGGCCCACCGGGACGGCCTGCTCTGA
- a CDS encoding LysE family translocator, with translation MISPSTLLIFSVASLALVLVPGPNHIYIITRAVSQGRAAGVASAIGIEVGTLVHIAAAAAGLSYVIARSATLFNVIKWAGVAYLVYLGIRALTSRQEFASGEAAPQPLRAIFLEGVVVNVLNPKVILFFLAFLPQFVEPEAGAVPLQIAVLGGTLLLLGLLSDLIYAMAAGAVGGRLRSRAPLIGHFSGIVYLGLGIATALSGRSA, from the coding sequence ATGATCTCGCCGTCCACATTGCTGATCTTCTCGGTCGCTTCGCTGGCACTGGTCCTGGTACCGGGCCCGAACCACATCTACATCATCACCCGCGCCGTCTCCCAGGGCCGCGCCGCCGGTGTGGCGAGCGCGATCGGCATCGAGGTGGGCACGCTGGTGCACATCGCCGCGGCGGCGGCCGGTCTCTCGTACGTGATCGCGCGGTCGGCGACCCTGTTCAACGTGATCAAGTGGGCCGGGGTGGCCTACCTGGTCTATCTGGGCATCCGGGCGCTGACGAGCAGGCAGGAGTTCGCCAGCGGGGAGGCCGCGCCGCAGCCGCTTCGGGCGATCTTCCTTGAGGGCGTGGTCGTCAACGTGCTCAACCCCAAGGTGATTCTCTTCTTCCTGGCGTTCCTGCCCCAGTTCGTGGAGCCCGAGGCGGGCGCGGTGCCGCTGCAGATCGCCGTCCTGGGCGGAACCCTGCTGCTTCTGGGCCTGCTCTCCGACCTGATCTACGCCATGGCTGCGGGCGCCGTCGGCGGGCGGCTGAGGAGCAGGGCTCCCCTGATCGGCCACTTCAGCGGGATCGTCTACCTGGGCCTCGGCATCGCGACCGCGCTCTCCGGCCGTTCAGCCTGA
- a CDS encoding alpha/beta fold hydrolase — MLPVVLIHGIRLSATMWGPVVSHLSRLGRPATAVDLPGHGTRAGEPFTMDAATSAVADAVDALGGRALVAGLSLGGYVGIATAERFPERVAGLMAIGCTALGSAAGPHRFAASLAARNPSLANRISSYGLRRLLPGPAGEAMVAGGLFCEVMPQVVDAVADHDQLAALAAYPGRVWLVNGTWDPFRVNERDFLRVCRNGRLILIPRRGHLGVMAAPGPLARLAGDLCDQVDHYPYAQADPRVQVTS; from the coding sequence ATGCTCCCCGTCGTTCTCATTCACGGCATCAGGCTCAGCGCGACCATGTGGGGTCCCGTCGTCTCCCACCTCTCCCGGCTCGGCCGGCCCGCGACGGCCGTGGACCTGCCCGGCCACGGCACCCGCGCGGGCGAGCCGTTCACGATGGACGCGGCGACGTCGGCGGTCGCGGACGCCGTCGACGCCCTGGGCGGCCGGGCTCTCGTGGCGGGTCTCTCCCTCGGCGGATACGTCGGCATCGCCACCGCCGAGCGCTTCCCGGAGCGGGTGGCCGGGCTGATGGCCATCGGATGCACCGCCCTCGGCTCGGCGGCCGGGCCCCACCGGTTCGCCGCCTCGCTCGCCGCCCGGAACCCGTCGCTCGCGAACCGGATCAGCTCCTACGGCCTGCGCCGCCTCCTGCCGGGTCCCGCCGGGGAGGCGATGGTGGCGGGAGGGCTCTTCTGCGAGGTGATGCCCCAGGTCGTCGACGCCGTCGCCGACCACGACCAGCTCGCGGCACTGGCCGCGTACCCGGGACGCGTATGGCTGGTCAACGGCACCTGGGACCCGTTCCGGGTGAACGAACGCGATTTCCTCCGCGTCTGCCGGAACGGGCGGCTGATTCTCATTCCCCGCCGGGGTCACCTGGGCGTGATGGCGGCCCCGGGACCGCTGGCCAGGCTGGCGGGCGACCTGTGCGACCAGGTGGACCACTACCCGTACGCCCAGGCGGACCCGCGCGTTCAGGTGACCTCGTAA
- a CDS encoding TetR/AcrR family transcriptional regulator codes for MAPRKEQQIFQATLELLATKGYEGLTMEGVAERSGVNKTTIYRWWPSKAALLAAALIEADLLAMEPPDTGTLRGDLEALVGGMAALLTRPPSAGVAVAALGAAVHHAELGEAAQRFFADRFAREEAVFERARRRGELSAEADPMLIVDLLAGAVWLRTVFRGLPLGDDFAARAVSTVLDGVIAP; via the coding sequence ATGGCACCGCGCAAGGAACAGCAGATCTTCCAGGCGACGCTCGAACTCCTCGCCACCAAGGGGTACGAGGGCCTGACCATGGAGGGGGTGGCCGAGCGGTCGGGGGTCAACAAGACCACGATCTACCGGTGGTGGCCGTCGAAGGCGGCGCTGCTGGCGGCCGCCCTGATCGAGGCCGACCTGCTCGCGATGGAGCCCCCGGACACCGGCACCCTCCGGGGGGATCTGGAGGCCCTCGTCGGCGGGATGGCCGCGCTGCTCACCCGCCCTCCCTCCGCCGGAGTCGCGGTGGCCGCCCTCGGTGCGGCCGTCCACCACGCCGAGTTGGGCGAGGCGGCCCAGCGCTTCTTCGCCGACCGGTTCGCCCGGGAGGAGGCCGTCTTCGAACGCGCGCGACGGCGCGGCGAGCTGTCCGCCGAGGCCGACCCCATGCTCATCGTGGACCTGCTCGCCGGAGCGGTCTGGCTGCGCACGGTCTTCCGCGGCCTGCCCCTCGGCGACGACTTCGCCGCCCGCGCCGTGAGCACCGTCCTGGACGGGGTGATCGCCCCGTGA
- a CDS encoding Rid family detoxifying hydrolase → MSNKQELRTDEGAAPVGAYSQGLVVGDFVYTSGMGPLSPETGEVVGSDVAEQTHQVMRNLGAVLAAHGLGFDDVVKSTVHLEHLKRDFAAYNEVYKSYFTRPYPVRTTVGSDLMDILVEIDFVAYKPR, encoded by the coding sequence ATGAGCAACAAGCAGGAGCTGAGGACCGACGAGGGCGCGGCACCCGTCGGGGCGTACTCGCAGGGGCTCGTGGTCGGCGACTTCGTCTACACCTCGGGCATGGGGCCGCTGAGCCCCGAGACCGGCGAGGTCGTCGGGAGCGACGTGGCCGAGCAGACCCACCAGGTGATGCGCAACCTCGGCGCGGTTCTCGCGGCGCACGGGCTCGGCTTCGACGACGTGGTGAAGTCGACCGTGCACCTGGAGCACCTCAAGCGTGACTTCGCCGCCTACAACGAGGTGTACAAGTCGTATTTCACCCGCCCGTACCCGGTCCGCACGACCGTCGGCTCGGACCTGATGGACATCCTCGTCGAGATCGACTTCGTGGCCTACAAGCCGCGTTAG
- a CDS encoding alanine racemase: MKGIVDPEAALGASLFGGAFTFPVMVAHRSALEHNIATLATFTREHGLTFAPHAKTTMSPELVGAQLDAGAWGLTVATPSQALTLRGFGVSRIVLANQVFDPAGLTALAAQLAGDPAFEFLCFVDSVAGVEALSRHAGARPFRVLAELGHEGGRGGSRTLAQLLEVASAARAAEGVELAGVAGYEGSLGSAQEVRAYLHRLLEALEHLRVRDPILSVGGSQWFDVIGRELATCQARVMLRSGAYVSHDDGYYRERTPYTRMDGELRAALEIWAHVLSVPEPGLAVVGFGKRDAPFDEGLPIPRGAVADATVLKVQDQHAVLRLAPGSPVKPGDLVSFGISHPCTAFDKWRAIPVVDEEYVVVDLINTFF; the protein is encoded by the coding sequence GTGAAGGGCATCGTGGATCCCGAGGCGGCGCTGGGGGCCTCGCTGTTCGGCGGGGCGTTCACCTTCCCCGTGATGGTGGCCCACCGGAGCGCGCTGGAGCACAACATCGCGACCCTCGCGACCTTCACCCGGGAGCACGGGCTGACCTTCGCCCCGCACGCCAAGACCACCATGTCGCCCGAGCTCGTTGGGGCGCAGCTCGACGCGGGCGCGTGGGGACTGACGGTCGCCACCCCCAGCCAGGCGCTCACCCTGCGCGGGTTCGGCGTCTCCCGGATCGTCCTCGCCAACCAGGTCTTCGACCCGGCGGGACTGACCGCCCTCGCCGCCCAGCTGGCCGGGGATCCCGCGTTCGAGTTCCTCTGCTTCGTCGACTCGGTGGCCGGGGTCGAGGCGCTCTCCCGGCACGCCGGAGCCAGGCCGTTCCGCGTGCTGGCCGAACTCGGCCATGAGGGCGGGCGCGGCGGCAGCCGTACGCTCGCCCAGCTGCTGGAGGTCGCCTCGGCGGCGCGGGCGGCCGAGGGCGTGGAGCTGGCGGGCGTCGCCGGGTACGAGGGGTCGCTGGGTTCCGCGCAGGAGGTGCGGGCCTACCTGCACCGGCTGCTGGAGGCGCTGGAGCACCTGCGGGTGCGCGACCCGATCCTGTCGGTGGGCGGCAGCCAGTGGTTCGACGTGATCGGCCGCGAGCTCGCCACCTGCCAGGCCAGGGTCATGCTGCGCAGCGGCGCCTACGTCTCCCACGACGACGGCTACTACCGCGAGCGCACCCCGTACACCCGGATGGACGGGGAGCTGCGCGCCGCACTGGAGATCTGGGCGCACGTGCTGAGCGTCCCCGAGCCCGGTCTGGCCGTGGTCGGGTTCGGCAAGCGCGACGCCCCCTTCGACGAGGGGCTGCCGATCCCGCGCGGAGCCGTCGCGGACGCGACGGTGCTCAAGGTCCAGGACCAGCACGCGGTCCTGAGACTGGCGCCGGGCTCGCCGGTGAAGCCGGGGGACCTGGTGTCGTTCGGCATCTCCCACCCGTGCACCGCCTTCGACAAGTGGCGGGCCATCCCGGTGGTCGACGAGGAGTATGTCGTCGTCGATCTGATAAATACCTTTTTCTAA
- a CDS encoding N-acyl-D-amino-acid deacylase family protein: protein MSFDVLIRGGWVLDGTGAPACRADVGVDGDRITAVGRLDGADATTVVEAAGRHVMPGLVDCHAHGDALVFDKDVQLAALRQGVTTFVLGQDGLSFAPSTTLETFAYATRYFAAVNGVHPSADGPIGVGELLAGYDRATALNTAYLLPHGTIRHDVMGAAERAATADELAAMLARVERGLSEGAAGLSTGLEYAPGRYADAAEIAALCAPLGHLPYVTHMRGYGAAAPEGMAEVTDIARRSGVAVHVSHYHGPAATLLPLVDEARLTGLDVTFDTYPYLRGSTILAMVALPRWVPAADIDRTLELLESEPIEWDETLWPRITFSHVPGAEWAEGMTLPEAAAEAGLEPGEFCRRILIDTRLEAGCVSARPDEGPEGEASVRAILRHPAHTGGSDGIYVGGHPHPRGYGAFARMLGHHVRETGDWTLEQAVVHLASHPARRFGLEGRGLVRSGQVADLVVLDVTAVADLATYAAPRTPATGIGDVLVSGVPVLAGGALTGATPGRALRP from the coding sequence ATGTCGTTCGATGTGTTGATCAGGGGTGGCTGGGTGCTGGACGGCACCGGAGCCCCGGCCTGCCGGGCCGACGTCGGCGTCGACGGGGACCGGATCACCGCCGTGGGTCGCCTGGACGGCGCGGACGCCACAACCGTCGTCGAGGCCGCCGGACGCCACGTCATGCCCGGCCTCGTCGACTGCCACGCCCACGGCGACGCCCTCGTCTTCGACAAGGACGTGCAGCTCGCCGCGCTCCGCCAGGGCGTGACCACTTTCGTCCTCGGCCAGGACGGGCTCTCCTTCGCCCCCTCCACCACCCTGGAGACCTTCGCCTACGCCACCCGCTACTTCGCGGCCGTCAACGGTGTCCACCCCTCGGCCGACGGGCCGATCGGCGTCGGGGAACTGCTCGCGGGCTACGACCGGGCCACCGCGCTGAACACCGCGTACCTGCTGCCGCACGGCACGATCCGCCACGACGTGATGGGCGCCGCCGAGCGGGCCGCCACCGCCGACGAGCTGGCCGCGATGCTGGCCCGCGTCGAGCGCGGCCTGTCGGAGGGTGCCGCCGGTCTCTCCACCGGCCTCGAGTACGCCCCAGGCCGCTACGCCGACGCCGCCGAGATCGCCGCGCTCTGCGCGCCGCTGGGCCACCTGCCGTACGTGACGCACATGCGCGGGTACGGCGCGGCGGCCCCCGAGGGGATGGCCGAGGTGACGGACATCGCCCGGCGCTCGGGCGTCGCCGTGCACGTCTCGCACTACCACGGTCCGGCCGCCACGCTCCTGCCGCTGGTCGACGAGGCCCGGCTCACGGGGCTGGACGTCACCTTCGACACCTATCCCTACCTGCGGGGCAGCACGATCCTGGCGATGGTCGCGCTGCCCCGGTGGGTCCCGGCCGCCGACATCGACCGCACGCTGGAGCTCCTGGAGTCCGAGCCGATCGAGTGGGACGAGACGCTCTGGCCGAGGATCACCTTCTCCCACGTGCCCGGGGCCGAGTGGGCCGAGGGGATGACGCTGCCCGAGGCAGCCGCCGAGGCCGGGCTGGAGCCCGGAGAGTTCTGCCGCAGGATCCTGATCGACACCCGGCTGGAGGCCGGATGCGTGTCGGCCCGCCCCGACGAGGGCCCCGAGGGCGAGGCGTCGGTCCGCGCGATCCTGCGCCACCCGGCCCACACCGGCGGCTCCGACGGCATCTACGTGGGCGGCCACCCCCACCCCCGGGGCTACGGGGCGTTCGCCCGGATGCTCGGCCACCACGTCCGCGAGACCGGCGACTGGACGCTGGAGCAGGCCGTCGTCCACCTCGCCTCGCACCCGGCCCGCCGCTTCGGTCTCGAAGGGCGCGGTCTCGTCCGCTCCGGGCAGGTCGCCGACCTGGTCGTTCTCGACGTCACCGCGGTCGCCGACCTGGCCACGTACGCCGCCCCGCGCACCCCGGCCACCGGGATCGGCGACGTCCTCGTCTCCGGGGTCCCGGTCCTCGCCGGAGGGGCGCTCACCGGCGCCACCCCCGGCAGGGCGCTTCGTCCCTGA
- a CDS encoding plasmid mobilization protein, translating to MRVSPEDLGLLTEAAAAAGMKLSAWLRKVALEAAAMAPAAPPAAVLSGEETRRLQDSVLNIVELLERSGIRLDAAADERDQSLVLKSLRRPRKKKIKAGK from the coding sequence GTGCGGGTCAGCCCCGAAGACCTCGGCCTGCTGACCGAGGCCGCGGCGGCAGCGGGAATGAAACTGAGCGCATGGTTGCGCAAGGTGGCGTTGGAAGCCGCAGCGATGGCACCCGCCGCCCCGCCTGCGGCAGTGCTGTCCGGCGAGGAGACACGGCGGCTCCAGGATTCTGTTCTGAACATCGTGGAACTGCTGGAGCGCAGTGGTATCAGGCTTGACGCGGCAGCAGACGAACGCGATCAATCGCTGGTTCTGAAATCACTGCGTCGTCCGCGAAAGAAGAAGATCAAAGCCGGAAAGTAG